From Bradyrhizobium sp. AZCC 1610:
TCCCTATTACCGTAAGCACAATCTGCCGGATCAGCTTCGTATGCGCCCAAGCTCGGATCGAAGCGGAATAGTGTAGAGCAATAGGGGCAGACGATCTCACTGGCATCGACCATCTTGAGGTAGATGTGTGGGTGATCTTGCGGCGGTTTATCCCCAATACACTTG
This genomic window contains:
- a CDS encoding zinc-finger domain-containing protein, which codes for MECYPTFHNEVGVPIVRIGCREFKCIGDKPPQDHPHIYLKMVDASEIVCPYCSTLFRFDPSLGAYEADPADCAYGNRD